The sequence below is a genomic window from Lentimicrobium sp. L6.
CAGATAGTGCGACAAAAGCTGGTAGAGATAGAAGAGAAAGATAAAATGAGAAACTGGCAGCCTCCGGTGGATGGGGACTTGATTATGGAAACCTTTGATATAAAACCTTGCCGTGAGGTTGGAATTATCAAAAATGCCATTAGAGAGGCTATTCTTGATGGTGATATTCCCAATGAATATGAAGCCGCTTTTCAGTTTATGATTCAAAAGGCTGAGGAATTAGGCTTAAAGAAGAAATAAACCATGAAAGCTCCTCAGAAACAGCTCCTCATTATTGCTGGACCTACAGCAGTGGGTAAAACTCGTTTTGCTATAGAACTCGCTCAACTTTTTTCAACTGAAATCATCTCTGCTGATTCACGACAGTTTTATAAAGAAATGTGTATTGGTACAGCCGTACCCTCCTCTGAAGAATTAGCAGGAGCTCCTCATCATTTTATTCAGAATATCAGCATCGCAGAGCCTTATAATGTTCATAAATACGAAATGGAAGCTCTTACTAAAATCCACAAGCTTTTTGAGAAGCAAGATGTGTTAATTGCGGTAGGAGGCTCTGGCTTATATTTAAATGCATTGGCTTATGGTATAGATGAATTACCTGATCCATCAGAAGAAACCAGAACATATTTAGAGGAGGTTTTTCAAAACGATGGAGTTGAAGGATTGAGGATGTTGCTTAGAAAATATGATCCTGAGTTTTATAAGCAAGTAGATTTGCAAAATCCAAACCGGATAAAAAGAGCTTTAGAAGTATGTTTAACTACTGGAGATAAGTATTCTAAGTTAAGACTTGGAACCAAGAAGAAACGCGGGTTTGATATAAAATGGATTGGTTTAAAGCAGGATAGGGCCAAACTTTACGATAGAATCAACCTTAGAGTAGATTTAATGATTACTGAAGGGCTTTTAGAGGAGGTCAAACAATTATATCCTCGGAAAGATTTAAATGCATTGAATACAGTTGGATATCGTGAGTTTTTTAAATGGTTAGATGGAGAGGAGACCTACGAGTGGGCTGTGGATAAAGTAAAAACCAATAGCAGAAGATATGCTAAGCGCCAGATGACTTGGTTCACCAAAAATGAAGATATTGAATGGTTGGATATGGATGATTTAGCCGCAAAAGAAAAATTATTTACTCATCTTAAAAATACAATCTCATGCTCCAACATATAGTCATGATGAAATTAAAAGCAGTAGATGCTGAACTAAAACAGGAAAGATTAGAAAAACTAGCATCGCTTTTAAACGACTTACAGAATCACATTCCTGCGTTGCAGAAAATGGAAGTGGGATTAAACTTTTCTACTCGTCCAGCAGCAATGGATATAGTTTTGAGCTCCAGCTTTAAAGATGAAGCAGGACTGGAGGAATATAGAGTGCATCCCGAGCATCTCGAGGTTCTAGCTTATATCAAAGAAGTAGTAGAAGAATCTAGAGTAGTTGATTATTGGGTTTAATGCGAGAATTCGAATATTCAACAATTGTCACAATAAAGTATTCAATCATTATATTAAAAAGAAGGCATAAAGCCATATAACCAGAGAATCAGAGGAGCGAATAAGAGTGCTGGCAATAAGTCTACGATTTTAACTTTGGTAATTTCAAGAAGATTGAGTCCAAGAGCGAGTAAAATAAGTCCTCCTACCGCACTTATTTCTATAATATAGATCTCAGGAAGAAAGGAGCCCAGCCAAGCTGCCAATAAGGTGAGTCCACCTTGGAAGATAAGCAGAGGAATCACAGAAAACATTACCCCTAAACCAAAAGCCACAGTGAGTGCTATACTCGAAAATCCATCCATAAGAGATTTAATCAATAAAAGTTGAGGGTCTCCGTTCATGCCCTCCTCCAAGGCACCAATAATGGTCATGGAGCCAACACAGAAGAGTAAAAATGAAGTGATCAATCCTTTAGAGAAATCCTCGTTTTTTCCGCCCACTTTAGCGCTTAATTTGTCACTAAGGCTTTGTACATAATCATCAATTTTTAATGCTGTCCCAGCAATTCCGCCTAGAATTAAGCTAAAAACCAAGACCAAGAGATTTTGACTTTCTAAGGCCATCTTCATTCCTAAAACCAAGGTGAACAAGCCCATGATCTGGAAAGTGACTTTCACCAATCTATCTGGAAGGCTTTTGTGGATAAGTAATCCAATACTACTTCCAATAATGATTGCAATTATATTTACTAAGGTTCCAGTCATATTATTACCAAAGTTTCTCATCGGCTACAGGTACCCACTGATAAGCACCTAAATCGGGTGTTTCACCTCTTTCTATGCCATCTAAATCAATGGTGTTTCCCA
It includes:
- a CDS encoding DUF554 domain-containing protein — its product is MTGTLVNIIAIIIGSSIGLLIHKSLPDRLVKVTFQIMGLFTLVLGMKMALESQNLLVLVFSLILGGIAGTALKIDDYVQSLSDKLSAKVGGKNEDFSKGLITSFLLFCVGSMTIIGALEEGMNGDPQLLLIKSLMDGFSSIALTVAFGLGVMFSVIPLLIFQGGLTLLAAWLGSFLPEIYIIEISAVGGLILLALGLNLLEITKVKIVDLLPALLFAPLILWLYGFMPSF
- a CDS encoding Dabb family protein, producing MMKLKAVDAELKQERLEKLASLLNDLQNHIPALQKMEVGLNFSTRPAAMDIVLSSSFKDEAGLEEYRVHPEHLEVLAYIKEVVEESRVVDYWV
- the miaA gene encoding tRNA (adenosine(37)-N6)-dimethylallyltransferase MiaA yields the protein MKAPQKQLLIIAGPTAVGKTRFAIELAQLFSTEIISADSRQFYKEMCIGTAVPSSEELAGAPHHFIQNISIAEPYNVHKYEMEALTKIHKLFEKQDVLIAVGGSGLYLNALAYGIDELPDPSEETRTYLEEVFQNDGVEGLRMLLRKYDPEFYKQVDLQNPNRIKRALEVCLTTGDKYSKLRLGTKKKRGFDIKWIGLKQDRAKLYDRINLRVDLMITEGLLEEVKQLYPRKDLNALNTVGYREFFKWLDGEETYEWAVDKVKTNSRRYAKRQMTWFTKNEDIEWLDMDDLAAKEKLFTHLKNTISCSNI